The Caldisericia bacterium genomic sequence TTTTCAATTTCAATTGACATTAACCTTGATAATCTCATATCTAAAATTGCATTACTCTGCTCATCATCAATTTCAAGGAGTGAATTTAATTTTTTTCTTGCCTCTTCTCTATCTTTTGCTTTTTTAATTATGTCAATAACTTCTTCTAATCTATCAATTCCTTTTTTAATTCCTAATAAAATTTTTAACTCTCTTTTCTCTTCTTGTAACTCAAAAACTGTTCTTTTTGTTATAACCTCTTCTCTGAATTCAAGAAAGGAGATAAGGACTTCTTTTATTGAAAGAAGTTTCGGTTTTCCATTAATTAAAGCAACAAAATTAACAGGAAAGGAAGTTTTAAGTTCAGTATATTCATATAATTTTTTCTCAAAAACATTTATATCAACATTTTTTTTCAATTCAATTACAATTCTTATGCCTTCTTTTGAAGATTCATCTCTTATATCATCTATCTCTTTAAGTTTTCCATTTTTTACTAGTTCCACTATTCTTTTAATTAAATTTGCTTTATTTACGTTATAAGGTATCTCATAAATAATATAAGCAAGAGTTTTTCCAATTTTTTCAAATTTTCCTTTACCTTTTATAATTACAGATCCTCTTCCTGTTTCAAAATATGATTTTATGCCATCATAGTTTAAAATTACTCCTTTCGTTGGAAAATCTGGACCTTTTAAAACTCTCATTATTTCATCAGTATTTTTGTTTCTATCTCTTAATAAAAGAAGTAGAGCATCAACAACTTCATTTAGGTTATGTGGAGGAATATTGGTTGCCATACCAACAGCAATTCCTGTTGCTCCATTTAATAAAATATTTGGTATTTTCGCAGGAAGTACCTCTGGCTCAAGAAGAGTACTATCAAAGTTAGGCCTAAAGGGCACAGTCTCTTTTTCAAGATCACTTAACATTTCAAGAGATATTGGTGCCAATCTTACTTCAGTATATCTCATTGCTGCTGGTGGATCACCATCTAAACTTCCAAAATTTCCTTGACCCTCAACAAGAGGATATCTCATTGTAAAATCTTGTGCCATTCTTACAAGTGCTTCATAAACTGGAGCATCTCCATGTGGATGATATTTACCAAGTGTTTCACCTACAACTCTTGCGCTTTTCTTAAATGGAGAATTTGGTAAATTTCCGAGTTCTTTCATTGAATAAAGAATTCTTCTTTGAACTGGTTTCAATCCATCTCTTATATCTGGAAGTGCTCTTGAAATAATAACACTTAAAGCATATGAAAGATATGAATCTTTTAACTCATCTTCTATTGGAATTAAAACCTCTTTCTCTTTATATATCAAGTTCTTTCACCTCCAGAGCATGTTCCTCTATAAAATTTTTTCTTATTAAAACATCCTCGCCCATAAGGGTATCAATTATCTCTTTTGCCCTTTCACCATCTTGAACTTGAACTTTTTTTAATATTCTAGTTTCTGGATTCATAGTTGTCTCATATAATTCTTCTGGATTCATTTCTCCAAGACCTTTATATCTGTTTATCGAATATTTAATACCCCCCTTTTCCAGTTCTCCTATTATTTTATCTTTTTCTTCCTCAGAATATGCATATTTTTTATTTTTTCCATATGAAATCTTATAAAGCGGAGGCATAGCTACATATAGATAACCCTCTTCTATTATCTCTTTTAGATAAGTCCAAAAAAAGGCAAGAAGAAGGGTTTTAATATGAGAGCCATCAACATCTGCATCAGTCATAATAATTATTTTTTTGTATCTTAATTTATTAATATCAAAATTTTCAAGAATTCCTGTACCCAATGAAGCAATAATTGACTTTATTTCATTATTATCTAATATTTTATGAACAGAAGATTTAATTGCATTTAAAATTTTGCCCCTCAAAGGTAAAATTGCTTGAGTAGTTCTATTTCTCCCTTGTTTTGCACTTCCTCCTGCAGATTCACCCTCTACAATAAATAGTTCAGATTTTTCAGGATCTTTTTCTGAACAATCTGCAAGTTTTCCTGGAAGAGTTTCATCAAAAAATACTTTTTTTCTTACAAGTTCTCTTGCTTTTCTTGCTGCTTCTCTTGCTTTTTTGCTAAGTTCAACTCTTTTTAAAATTATTTTTAAAGTATTAGGGTTTTTTTCTAAAGTACTAATTAAATTATGGTATATAAAATCTTCAAACTCTTTCTTAACCCATGAATTTCCAAGTTTTGTTTTTGTTTGACCCTCAAATTGAGGATCAAAAATCCTTATATTGATTATTGCAAATAAACCTTCTGCCACATCCTCCCATGTAAAAGAGTCATCATTTTTTAAAAATTCAAATTTTTTTCCTTCCTCATTTAAAAATTTTGTTAAACCACTCCTAAATCCAGTAAGGTGAGTTCCACCCTCTGAGGTATATATAGAATTGACATAAGATAAAATATTTGTTTTTGTGGTATTTGTATATGTAAAAATTACTTCAAAAAAGAAATTTTCTTTTTCTTCAGAAAAATAAATAGGTAGATGAGTTAAATCCTTGTCTTTAATTAATTCATCAAAATATGATTTAATTCCACCATCATATAAAAATTCTTCTACCTTATTTGTTCTCTCGTCAACAAGTTTTATTCTAACCCCTTTATTTAAAAATGCTAAAGTTATTAGTCTTTCTTTTATAATTTCATAATTAAATTCAGTTGTTTCAAAAATTTCTGGATCAGGTTTAAATTTAATAAAAGTCCCTGTCTTATTTTCATCTATATTCTCTTCTTTTAACTCTCCCAAACTTTTTCCCTTTGAATAAAATTGATAATATTTTTTTCCGTCTCTATAAACCTCAACATAAAGATCTTCAGAAAGGGCATTTACAACTGATATTCCAACTCCATGCAGACCTCCTGAAACTTTATATGCCTTACCTTCAAACTTTCCTCCAGCATGAAGTTTTGTTAAAGCAAGTTCTATGCCTGAAACTCCATATTGTGGATGAATATCAGGTGGAATTCCTCTTCCATCATCAAGAACTGAGATAGAGTTATCTTTATGAATTGTGACTATAATATTCTTACAAAAACCAGCCATTGCTTCATCAATTGAGTTATCAACAACCTCAAAAACAAGGTGATGAAGACCTGAAGCGTCTGTTGAACCAATATACATGCTTGGTCTTTTTCTAACACCCTCTAAGCCTTCAAGTACTTTTATAAAAGTTGCATCATACCTATTTCTTTCTTCCATATCCCTTCCTTTTTAAAATAACTTTTACTTCATTAATTATTTCGTATCCATAAATTTTATTGATCTTTTCTTTAATTTCAGGAAAAAGATTTAAAAAATTTTCGCTCCAAGTTGGGTGATCAGAATAAACTACAAGAGTTCCTTTTTTAATATTAATAGGTATAATATGAGTTGCTAAAAGAGTGCCAACATATTTTTTCCAGTTTAATATTATATCTTTTTCATAAATTTTTTTCTTTAAATCTCTCTCTTCTAAAAATCTATCTAATATTTGAGAAAGTTTCTCAATCATTCTTTATCTCCTAAAGATTTCAAAAAAAAAGTGGAACTTTTATCAATTAGTTCCACTGGAATAATCTCCTTTGAAAAGGAGGTTATAATAACTTGATTAAAATTATACAATAATTCTCCTAAATTTTCAATTTTACTCTTATCTATTGTTTCAAAAAGGTCATCAATTAAAATAATTGCTTCCTTTTTCAAAGTTTCAAGAACTATATTATAGAGTGAAAGTATTAAATATAGAGAGACTTCTTCTATTTCTCCCAAAGAGAAAAGATTTTTAATATCAATTCCTTTATATAAAAAAAGAATATCATCAAGATGTGGGCCTATTAATCCATATCCTCTTTCAATTTCTTCAAATTTAATTTTATTTAGTTCTTGCAAAGAAATAATTTTTGGTTCATAAACTATTTCTACTTTTTTTAAATATAAATTTAAAAAAGTCTCTTTTAACCTTTTAATAAAATTGTCTCTCTTTTCTTGTATTTTAATTCCTATTTCATATAACTTTTCATTAAGTGATTCTAAAAGTATTTCAAAATAAAAATTTTCTTTATCTTCCTTTAACTTTTTTAAAATTGAATTTTTTGATTGGAGTATATCAGTATATTCTGAAATTAAATATTTATACTCTTTATCTATCATCGAGATGTTTGTATCTAAAAAATTTCTTCTTAATTCTGGTTCTTTTAATATAATATCTTTTGTTCTAAAATTAAAAAATATAACTGGAATAACTCCAATAAGTTCTTTTTGTGATTGAATTGGTTTACCATTGATTGAAATTAATTTCTTTTTATCTTTATATATTATTTCGACCTTAATTTTTGAATCATCCTCATAAAAAATTCCGCTTAAGAAAAAACTTGTTTCAGGAAATTTTGGAAGTTCATTCTCTTTCAAATTATTAAAAGTATTACCACTTGAAAGATAATAAATTGCGTTAAGTAAATTTGTTTTTCCACTTCCATTTTTTCCAATAATTAAATTTAATTTATCATTGAATTTAAGAAAAAATTCATCAAAATTTCTAAAAGTTAAAATTGATATCTCTTTTATTATCATTCAGATCTATATGGCATTATAATGTAAAGATGTTTATCACTATCTTTAAATGTTATAGGAGATTCACTATCAAAAAATATTATTTTTATATTTTCTTCTTCCATTGTTTTTAAGCCTTCTAATACCTTTTTATTATCAAGATAAATTTTCTCATTACTTTTACTTCCATCAATAATTTCAATTTCTTCTATTCCTTCTCCTATATCTATTGAACTTCCTTTCAAAATAAGTTTATCTTTTATATCAAATTGAACTTTTCCACTTCCCTCTCTTGTAATTAAAAGTAATCTTTGTAAAGAATCAATTAACTCTTTTCTATTTAAAATAATATATTTCTCCTCATTCCTGGGAAGAACCATTTCATAATTTGGAAAATTACCTTGACCCAATCTTGAAATAAAATAAACTGAGCCACCTAAATATGAAAAACTTCTTGGTGAAAATGACAATTTAACAATTTCTTTTTCTTCTAATTCTAAAATTCTTTCAAGAACCGATACACTACCTTTTGGAATTAAAAAAGAGAAATCTGCTTCATCCTTTTTAAAATTTTTACTGACAAATAATGATAACCTATTTCCATCTGTAGATACCAATTTAACATCATCATTTTTAAACTCAACAAGACAAGAAGAAAATTCTAATCTAGTTTTTTGTGGGTCTCCAATTGAAAATGAAATTTTCTTTAATCCTTTTCCTAAAAAATCTTTGTTTACAAAAATTTCTTTTTCAATATCTTCCATAGAAATAAATGGATAATCTTCTTCTATTATTCTTATTTTATAATCCTTGCCATCAGAGGTTATATTTATAAAACCCTCATTTTTTTCAATTTCAATATCTTCTTTATTAAAAGATCTTAATAAATTTTGAAATGTTTTTGATGAAACAATTATTCTATTAATTTCGCCTTCATAATTAAAGTAATATTTTACACCTACCTCTAAATCGGTTCCTATTAAAACTCCTTTATTTTCTTCTTTATCAATTAAAACATTTGAAAGGATTGGCATAGTTGGTGTGGATTTAATAATTCTATTTAAAATAGTAAATCCTTTTAAAAGTTCTTCCTTTTTAACTTTAAACATACTCTAATCCTCCTTCTAATTTTTAAATTTAATTTAGAATTAATAATATAAACTGTTGAAAAGTTGAAAAATAAATAAAACATTTATTAGTATAGAAAAAATTATAAACATTTTTTCACTCACCTATTAACAACCTCTTTAAATCTTCAATACATGCTCTTAAATTTTCATCTTTTTTTAATTCTTTTTTAATTTTTTCAATTGAATGAAGAACTGTCGAGTGATCTCTTCCTCCAAAAATTTCACCAATTTGTGGAAGGGAGTAGTTTGTTAATTCTCTAATAAGATACATTGCAATCTGTCTTGGGACAACATAATCTTGAGACCTTCTTTCACCTTCAAGATCTTTAACCGAAAGAGAGAAATAATCAGCGACAGTTGATTTTATTTTATCTGGGCTTAAATCAATTTTTTTTACTTTATCATAAATACCAGAAAGAATTTTTTTTGCATAATCAAGTGTTATTTCTTGATTACTTAATGAAGCATGTGCAAGAATTCTTATAAGTGCACCCTCTAATTCTCTTATATTACTTGTAATTTTTTCAGCAATAAAATTAAAAACTTCATCTGGAACAAAAATTTTTTCTTTTTCTGCTTTCTTTTTAAGTATTGCAACTCTTGTTTCAAAATCAGGTGGTGCAATATCAACCATAAGACCCCATTCAAATCTACTTCTCAATCTATCTTCAAGCGTAGGGATCTCTTTTGGTATTCTATCGCTTGTTATTACAATCTGTTTATAATTATTGTGTAAAGTGTTAAATGTGTGGAAAAATTCCTCTTGAGTTCTCTCTTTTCCAGCAAGAAATTGTATATCATCTATTAAAAGACAATCTATATTTCTATATTTTTCGTGAAATTCATTCATTTTATTTTTTTGAATTGAATTAATTACTTCATTTGTAAAGACTTCACTAGTTATATAAACAACTTTAAGGGCTGGTTTTGTTTTAATAATGTAATGTCCAATTGCTTGGATTAGATGAGTTTTTCCAAGCCCGACACCACCATATATAAAAAGTGGATTATATGATCTTCCTGGATTTTTTGCAACTGCTAAACTTGCAGCATGAGCAAGTTTATTGCTTTCTCCTACAACAAAATTTTCAAATGTGTAGTTCTCATTTAAACCAAAAGAGTTCTTTTGTTCTATCTTAAGCTCTTCCCTCTCCTCATCTTTTTTTATAACAACAAACTCAACTTCAATATCCTTTCCAGCAACAGCTCTTAAAACTTCTTTTATTAAAGACAGATAGTTGCTTCTTAGCCAATCTTTCGCAAATTCAGATATTACTCCAATTTTTAATTTTTCATCCCCTTCTTCAATTACCTCAGTTGTCTTAAACCACGTTTCAAAAGATGGTTTAGATAGATAATCTTTTATTATTCCAAGAGTTTTTTCCCAAATTCCTTTCATATCTTTTCCACATTTTCCACAGTTACTTGTGGAAAACTTTTTTTAAAATTTCTGAAAATTTTTGTAAGTTTTCCACAAGTAATAAAATTGCTTTATTAGTATATAAAAATTTATTTTTATTTTCAACAATCAGATTAAAACACATAAGAAGCACTTTTTTGATATTTAATCGTTTAAAATTTCTTAATAAAGTTATTTTTCTTCTTTTCTATCAATTAATGCTTGTATTAAAGATGAATCATCTATTGATTCAAAATAAGTTGCACCTGATATTCCCCTTGCAAGTGATGAAATTTTAATATTATATTTTTTAAGAATTTTTTTGATATACTCTTTTGTGATATCTCCTTCCCATTGAGGAGATAATGCAAAAATTATCTCCTTCACTTCTCCACTTTTAACCCTTTCTTCTAATGAATCAATAGTTAAATGTTCTATTCCAAGACCTTGTGAAGTTGAGATATGTCCCCCAAGAACATGGTAAACACCCTTATAATAACCTAATGACTCAATTCTAATTAAATCTTTAACATCTTCAACAACAAGGATAGTGAACTTATCCCTAGTGTTATCTTTACAAATTGAACAAGTGTCATCATTTTCTGTTAAATTAAAACAGACTTTACATGTTTTTACATTTTTTTTAAGGTTTTTAATACCTAAAATTAATTCTTCAATAAACTCATCTTTTGTTCTGAGCAAAAAAAGTGCAATTCTTTCTGCACTTTTTGGCCCAATTCCTGGTAGGTGAGATAAAATTTCAATTAATTTATTTAAACTTTTAGGATACTGATACATTTAAAATTTTAAGAATTAATTCTGTTATTTTATAAAATTCTTTTGAAGATGCTGAATCGGGCTCTGAAACAACAATTGGAAAACCAGTGTCTCCACCTTTTCTTAAATTTATTTCTATTGGAACTTTCCCCAAAAGTGGGGCTTTTAAAATTTTGCTCATCTTTTCACCACCGCCACTTCCAAATATTTCATATTTTTTACCTGTATCTGGACAGATAAAATAACTCATGTTTTCAATAACACCAATAATTGGAACATTTAATTTATTGAATGCTATTGCAGATCTTGTTGCATCAAGAATAGATACATCCTGTGGTGTAGTAACAATAAGGACACCATCTAAAGA encodes the following:
- the gyrA gene encoding DNA gyrase subunit A — its product is MIYKEKEVLIPIEDELKDSYLSYALSVIISRALPDIRDGLKPVQRRILYSMKELGNLPNSPFKKSARVVGETLGKYHPHGDAPVYEALVRMAQDFTMRYPLVEGQGNFGSLDGDPPAAMRYTEVRLAPISLEMLSDLEKETVPFRPNFDSTLLEPEVLPAKIPNILLNGATGIAVGMATNIPPHNLNEVVDALLLLLRDRNKNTDEIMRVLKGPDFPTKGVILNYDGIKSYFETGRGSVIIKGKGKFEKIGKTLAYIIYEIPYNVNKANLIKRIVELVKNGKLKEIDDIRDESSKEGIRIVIELKKNVDINVFEKKLYEYTELKTSFPVNFVALINGKPKLLSIKEVLISFLEFREEVITKRTVFELQEEKRELKILLGIKKGIDRLEEVIDIIKKAKDREEARKKLNSLLEIDDEQSNAILDMRLSRLMSIEIEKLINDIKTKEANIKRLNEILTDKEALYKVIEQELIEIKRKYGDARKTEIKEEKIEALSIKDIIQDESMLVFLTNDGYIKRTSLNNFITQNRGGKGVKGITLGREDEISDIYFTSTHKNLYFFTNFGKVYSLPVYEIPEGEKKAKGESLHILLPLHPDERVTSIYAGELNKKYILLFTSKGKIKMTESGFLKNLRRNGIKIINLDENDYVKRVRVVNGDENIVVISKGGNIAKFSLKKLKPQGRNAGGVRGLKLKENDEIASFDVEEINKSLFIITQKGKGKRLNFNEIHLKNRGISGMRGIKLKNDNVVAVRSVSESDEIFIVTKFGKIIRIKTKEIPIQKRNASGVRLINTDSIDEVKGIAINRNEKI
- a CDS encoding DNA topoisomerase subunit B → MEERNRYDATFIKVLEGLEGVRKRPSMYIGSTDASGLHHLVFEVVDNSIDEAMAGFCKNIIVTIHKDNSISVLDDGRGIPPDIHPQYGVSGIELALTKLHAGGKFEGKAYKVSGGLHGVGISVVNALSEDLYVEVYRDGKKYYQFYSKGKSLGELKEENIDENKTGTFIKFKPDPEIFETTEFNYEIIKERLITLAFLNKGVRIKLVDERTNKVEEFLYDGGIKSYFDELIKDKDLTHLPIYFSEEKENFFFEVIFTYTNTTKTNILSYVNSIYTSEGGTHLTGFRSGLTKFLNEEGKKFEFLKNDDSFTWEDVAEGLFAIINIRIFDPQFEGQTKTKLGNSWVKKEFEDFIYHNLISTLEKNPNTLKIILKRVELSKKAREAARKARELVRKKVFFDETLPGKLADCSEKDPEKSELFIVEGESAGGSAKQGRNRTTQAILPLRGKILNAIKSSVHKILDNNEIKSIIASLGTGILENFDINKLRYKKIIIMTDADVDGSHIKTLLLAFFWTYLKEIIEEGYLYVAMPPLYKISYGKNKKYAYSEEEKDKIIGELEKGGIKYSINRYKGLGEMNPEELYETTMNPETRILKKVQVQDGERAKEIIDTLMGEDVLIRKNFIEEHALEVKELDI
- a CDS encoding DUF721 domain-containing protein, with the translated sequence MIEKLSQILDRFLEERDLKKKIYEKDIILNWKKYVGTLLATHIIPINIKKGTLVVYSDHPTWSENFLNLFPEIKEKINKIYGYEIINEVKVILKRKGYGRKK
- the recF gene encoding DNA replication and repair protein RecF (All proteins in this family for which functions are known are DNA-binding proteins that assist the filamentation of RecA onto DNA for the initiation of recombination or recombinational repair.), coding for MIIKEISILTFRNFDEFFLKFNDKLNLIIGKNGSGKTNLLNAIYYLSSGNTFNNLKENELPKFPETSFFLSGIFYEDDSKIKVEIIYKDKKKLISINGKPIQSQKELIGVIPVIFFNFRTKDIILKEPELRRNFLDTNISMIDKEYKYLISEYTDILQSKNSILKKLKEDKENFYFEILLESLNEKLYEIGIKIQEKRDNFIKRLKETFLNLYLKKVEIVYEPKIISLQELNKIKFEEIERGYGLIGPHLDDILFLYKGIDIKNLFSLGEIEEVSLYLILSLYNIVLETLKKEAIILIDDLFETIDKSKIENLGELLYNFNQVIITSFSKEIIPVELIDKSSTFFLKSLGDKE
- the dnaN gene encoding DNA polymerase III subunit beta; translation: MFKVKKEELLKGFTILNRIIKSTPTMPILSNVLIDKEENKGVLIGTDLEVGVKYYFNYEGEINRIIVSSKTFQNLLRSFNKEDIEIEKNEGFINITSDGKDYKIRIIEEDYPFISMEDIEKEIFVNKDFLGKGLKKISFSIGDPQKTRLEFSSCLVEFKNDDVKLVSTDGNRLSLFVSKNFKKDEADFSFLIPKGSVSVLERILELEEKEIVKLSFSPRSFSYLGGSVYFISRLGQGNFPNYEMVLPRNEEKYIILNRKELIDSLQRLLLITREGSGKVQFDIKDKLILKGSSIDIGEGIEEIEIIDGSKSNEKIYLDNKKVLEGLKTMEEENIKIIFFDSESPITFKDSDKHLYIIMPYRSE
- the dnaA gene encoding chromosomal replication initiator protein DnaA; the protein is MKGIWEKTLGIIKDYLSKPSFETWFKTTEVIEEGDEKLKIGVISEFAKDWLRSNYLSLIKEVLRAVAGKDIEVEFVVIKKDEEREELKIEQKNSFGLNENYTFENFVVGESNKLAHAASLAVAKNPGRSYNPLFIYGGVGLGKTHLIQAIGHYIIKTKPALKVVYITSEVFTNEVINSIQKNKMNEFHEKYRNIDCLLIDDIQFLAGKERTQEEFFHTFNTLHNNYKQIVITSDRIPKEIPTLEDRLRSRFEWGLMVDIAPPDFETRVAILKKKAEKEKIFVPDEVFNFIAEKITSNIRELEGALIRILAHASLSNQEITLDYAKKILSGIYDKVKKIDLSPDKIKSTVADYFSLSVKDLEGERRSQDYVVPRQIAMYLIRELTNYSLPQIGEIFGGRDHSTVLHSIEKIKKELKKDENLRACIEDLKRLLIGE
- the recR gene encoding recombination mediator RecR, with the translated sequence MYQYPKSLNKLIEILSHLPGIGPKSAERIALFLLRTKDEFIEELILGIKNLKKNVKTCKVCFNLTENDDTCSICKDNTRDKFTILVVEDVKDLIRIESLGYYKGVYHVLGGHISTSQGLGIEHLTIDSLEERVKSGEVKEIIFALSPQWEGDITKEYIKKILKKYNIKISSLARGISGATYFESIDDSSLIQALIDRKEEK